A window of Streptomyces armeniacus contains these coding sequences:
- a CDS encoding 5-oxoprolinase subunit B family protein, giving the protein MTATPPVTVLPVGRHGLLVELPTAEAAEALHAELLRRRADGTLPPVREIVPGARTVLLEGLAEARRLAEELPRWRIPPLSRTAESAVRIPVRYDGPDLADVAALWGVAEEEVVRVHASAAYRVAFCGFAPGFGYLTGLDEKYHVPRRPSPRTRVPAGAVGLAGAYAGVYPRSSPGGWQLIGTAVDTVLWDPDRSPAALLAPGTRVRFVPVEG; this is encoded by the coding sequence GTGACCGCCACACCGCCCGTGACCGTGCTGCCCGTCGGCAGGCATGGCCTGCTGGTCGAACTCCCCACCGCCGAGGCCGCCGAGGCCCTCCACGCCGAACTGCTGCGCCGCCGCGCCGACGGCACGCTGCCACCCGTACGGGAGATCGTGCCCGGCGCCCGCACCGTCCTCCTGGAGGGGCTGGCCGAGGCGCGGCGCCTCGCGGAGGAGCTGCCGCGCTGGCGGATACCACCGCTCTCGCGCACGGCGGAGTCCGCCGTGCGCATCCCCGTCCGCTACGACGGCCCCGACCTCGCCGATGTCGCGGCCCTGTGGGGCGTCGCCGAGGAGGAGGTCGTACGGGTGCACGCGAGCGCCGCGTACCGCGTCGCCTTCTGCGGCTTCGCGCCCGGCTTCGGCTATCTGACCGGCCTGGACGAGAAGTACCACGTGCCGCGCCGCCCCAGCCCCCGTACCCGCGTGCCGGCCGGCGCGGTCGGGCTGGCGGGCGCGTACGCGGGGGTCTATCCGCGCTCCTCGCCGGGCGGTTGGCAGCTCATCGGCACCGCCGTCGACACGGTCCTGTGGGACCCCGACCGCAGCCCCGCCGCGCTGCTCGCACCGGGCACCCGCGTCCGCTTCGTCCCGGTGGAGGGGTGA
- a CDS encoding biotin-dependent carboxyltransferase family protein, with protein MPTPALEVVRAGALTTVQDLGRPGHAHLGVPRSGALDEPAHRLANRLLHNPGTAATLETTLTGCAVRALAPLVAVVTGAPCPVTVDGRPAPWGRPVRLPAGAVLEAGPATYGLRSYIGFAGGVDAEPVLGSRATDLLSGLGPAPLRDGDRLRLGAPYGVRGAYAHVEAAPWQAPPRELVLPVVPGPRADWFTPAALHTLTTGDYRVSPAGNRIGLRLDGPALERAYDGELPSEGMALGAVQVPPDGRPVVFLADHPVTGGYPVIGVVPEDALPAAAQATPGTPVRFVPAS; from the coding sequence GTGCCGACGCCCGCGCTGGAGGTCGTACGGGCCGGAGCGCTCACCACCGTGCAGGATCTGGGCCGCCCCGGGCACGCCCACTTGGGCGTCCCGCGCTCCGGCGCGCTCGACGAGCCCGCGCACCGGCTCGCGAACCGCCTGCTGCACAACCCCGGCACCGCCGCCACCCTCGAAACGACGCTCACCGGCTGCGCCGTACGCGCCCTCGCCCCGCTGGTCGCCGTCGTCACGGGCGCCCCCTGCCCGGTCACCGTCGACGGGCGGCCCGCGCCCTGGGGCCGCCCCGTACGGCTGCCCGCGGGAGCCGTGCTGGAGGCGGGCCCCGCCACGTACGGGCTGCGCAGCTACATCGGCTTCGCGGGCGGCGTCGACGCCGAACCCGTCCTCGGCAGCCGAGCCACCGACCTCCTCTCCGGACTGGGCCCAGCACCGCTCCGCGACGGCGACCGGCTGCGGCTCGGCGCACCGTACGGCGTGCGCGGGGCATACGCTCACGTGGAGGCCGCCCCATGGCAGGCGCCGCCCCGCGAACTTGTCCTGCCCGTCGTGCCCGGGCCCCGCGCCGACTGGTTCACGCCCGCCGCCCTGCACACCCTGACCACCGGCGACTACCGAGTCTCCCCCGCCGGAAACCGCATCGGCCTGCGCCTGGACGGCCCGGCGCTGGAGCGCGCGTACGACGGCGAACTCCCCAGCGAGGGCATGGCACTCGGCGCGGTCCAGGTCCCGCCGGACGGCCGCCCGGTGGTGTTCCTCGCCGACCACCCGGTCACCGGCGGCTACCCGGTCATCGGCGTCGTCCCGGAGGACGCCCTGCCGGCCGCCGCCCAGGCCACCCCCGGCACCCCGGTCCGCTTCGTCCCGGCGAGCTGA
- a CDS encoding NAD(P)-binding domain-containing protein — MPPQSSSSSSSFGFVGAGEITAALVAGMSAEAGAPPAVFLSPRGRTVARDLSDRFPNVRVCRSNQEVVDSTTSIVLAVPPPAAQSVLEELSFGPEHVVLSAVAGLRLDRLAGWAAPAGQVVRTIPLPQAAHRESLTVAYPDHAVARDLFDRVGGMLVPDDERALEAFSATTATFAAHLDYLATVAAWLADRGVDHATATDYTTHIFSQLGRSLSEHDDALAVMTGKHSTPGGTNEQLRNDLRRDGVPDSVRHALDRVLSRLRS, encoded by the coding sequence ATGCCGCCGCAGTCGTCGTCGAGTTCGTCCTCATTCGGATTCGTGGGGGCGGGGGAGATCACCGCCGCCCTCGTGGCAGGCATGAGCGCCGAGGCCGGCGCGCCTCCCGCGGTGTTCCTCTCACCGCGCGGCCGGACCGTCGCCCGCGACCTGTCCGACCGGTTCCCGAACGTGCGCGTCTGCCGCAGCAACCAGGAGGTCGTCGACAGCACCACGTCGATCGTGCTCGCCGTGCCGCCGCCGGCCGCGCAATCCGTACTGGAGGAGCTGTCGTTCGGGCCCGAGCACGTGGTGCTGAGCGCGGTCGCCGGGCTGCGCCTGGACCGACTGGCCGGGTGGGCCGCACCGGCGGGCCAGGTCGTACGGACCATCCCCCTCCCGCAGGCGGCCCACCGCGAAAGCCTCACCGTGGCCTACCCGGACCACGCGGTCGCCCGCGACCTGTTCGACCGAGTCGGCGGCATGCTCGTCCCGGACGACGAACGGGCGCTGGAGGCCTTCAGCGCCACGACCGCGACCTTCGCCGCGCACCTCGACTACCTCGCCACGGTCGCCGCCTGGCTGGCCGACCGGGGCGTGGACCACGCCACCGCCACCGACTACACCACGCACATCTTCAGCCAGCTGGGCCGGTCCCTGTCCGAGCACGACGACGCGCTCGCCGTCATGACGGGCAAGCACTCGACCCCCGGCGGCACCAACGAACAACTGAGGAACGACCTCCGCCGCGACGGAGTGCCCGATTCCGTACGGCACGCCCTGGACCGCGTCCTGAGCCGCCTCCGTAGCTGA
- a CDS encoding alpha/beta hydrolase gives MKYTTLSALKPGDLENAADDYAAASNMADNAKGRLNDEIGPKMRGALEGKSVDAALTQVKKLSSNFHYTQTQCGLIRTNLNLLAGELRAAQKKLKGAESDAAAEGFTVNPDGSVSYPAAGDKVDGKTPAGGTVAGSTRPESPTEGKPLDPAGDAGDLADALDRQAANADPNPNRAKALAIANTIAAAVKEATEADRQYAPVLRRLKADDDLDVSHADWADSGQDMEASRKAAKEVGAELPGAPRNGTPKANAEWWKDLSAEDRDNYIALHPAGIGAMDGLPADVRDETNRVVMSEKRGQYEMELAGIPPEPRKERPGPSGLPSREWEKWDEKYGDRKAHLESSISGMKAIQGRFDRTGEKGLPEAYLLGFDPEGKGDGKVIIANGNPDTADHTAVHTPGTGTNLGGISGDLDRSDKLWRNSDRLAPGESVSTVMWFDYNAPDSIPQATESGWAKDGGPSLQRFLEGTEAAQGGPEASHTTVSGHSYGSTVVGEAAKHHDIPADDIMVEGSPGMQVEHARDLGVGADHVWAVGADWTWDDSIVRQGGRLMGLGEGGNIPTDDDFGGNVMDYGEHRGISGHSGFWDESGGEPSTSLRNLSSVVVGDYDNVELK, from the coding sequence GTGAAGTACACGACGCTCTCCGCGCTCAAGCCCGGTGACCTGGAGAACGCGGCCGACGACTACGCCGCCGCGAGCAACATGGCCGACAACGCCAAGGGCCGGCTGAACGACGAGATCGGCCCGAAGATGCGGGGCGCGCTGGAGGGCAAGTCCGTCGACGCGGCGCTCACCCAGGTGAAGAAGCTCTCCTCGAACTTCCACTACACGCAGACCCAGTGCGGCCTGATCCGTACGAACCTCAACCTCCTCGCCGGTGAGCTGCGCGCGGCGCAGAAGAAGCTGAAGGGCGCGGAGTCGGACGCGGCGGCCGAGGGGTTCACCGTCAACCCAGACGGCTCGGTCAGCTACCCCGCCGCCGGCGACAAGGTGGACGGCAAGACGCCGGCGGGCGGCACCGTAGCCGGCAGCACCCGGCCGGAGTCGCCCACCGAGGGCAAGCCGCTAGACCCGGCGGGGGACGCCGGCGACCTGGCTGACGCGCTGGACCGGCAGGCCGCCAACGCGGACCCCAACCCGAACCGCGCCAAGGCCCTCGCCATCGCCAACACCATCGCCGCCGCCGTCAAGGAAGCCACCGAAGCCGACCGGCAGTACGCACCCGTACTGCGCCGGCTCAAGGCCGACGACGACCTCGACGTCTCCCACGCCGACTGGGCCGACAGCGGGCAGGACATGGAAGCCTCCCGCAAGGCGGCGAAGGAGGTCGGCGCCGAGCTGCCGGGAGCGCCCCGGAACGGCACGCCCAAGGCGAACGCGGAGTGGTGGAAGGACCTCAGCGCGGAGGACCGGGACAACTACATCGCCCTGCACCCGGCGGGCATCGGCGCCATGGACGGCCTGCCCGCCGACGTACGGGACGAGACGAACCGCGTCGTGATGTCGGAGAAGCGCGGCCAGTACGAGATGGAGCTCGCGGGCATCCCGCCCGAGCCCCGCAAGGAGCGCCCGGGGCCCTCCGGCCTGCCCAGCCGGGAGTGGGAGAAGTGGGACGAGAAGTACGGCGACCGGAAGGCGCATCTGGAGTCGTCCATCAGCGGCATGAAAGCGATCCAGGGCCGCTTCGACCGTACCGGTGAGAAGGGCCTGCCCGAGGCGTACCTCCTCGGCTTCGACCCCGAGGGCAAGGGCGACGGCAAGGTCATCATCGCCAACGGCAATCCGGACACCGCCGACCACACGGCGGTCCACACGCCCGGCACGGGCACGAATCTCGGCGGCATCAGCGGTGACCTGGACCGCAGCGACAAGCTGTGGCGCAACAGCGACCGGCTGGCCCCGGGCGAGTCCGTCTCCACGGTGATGTGGTTCGACTACAACGCGCCGGACAGCATTCCGCAGGCCACCGAGAGCGGCTGGGCGAAGGACGGCGGGCCGTCGCTCCAGCGGTTCCTCGAAGGCACGGAGGCCGCTCAGGGCGGGCCGGAGGCCAGCCACACCACCGTGTCCGGGCACAGCTACGGCAGCACGGTCGTCGGAGAGGCCGCCAAGCACCACGACATCCCGGCCGACGACATCATGGTGGAGGGCAGCCCCGGCATGCAGGTCGAGCACGCCCGCGACCTGGGCGTGGGCGCCGACCACGTATGGGCGGTGGGCGCCGACTGGACCTGGGACGACTCCATCGTGCGGCAGGGCGGCCGGCTGATGGGCCTGGGCGAGGGCGGCAACATTCCCACGGATGACGACTTCGGCGGGAACGTGATGGACTACGGCGAGCACCGAGGCATCTCCGGGCACAGCGGATTCTGGGACGAGAGCGGTGGCGAGCCGTCGACGAGTTTGCGGAACCTGTCGAGTGTGGTGGTCGGGGACTACGACAACGTTGAGCTGAAATAG
- a CDS encoding vWA domain-containing protein, translated as MTSAISLSKVEATAPTLVSLYKTAGVSLRKHALEGERAAVYLVLDRSGSMRPYYRDGTVQHLAEQVLSLAAHLDDDGTVPLTFFSTDVDGAADLSLTDYEGRIEKLHGDLGHMGRTNYHWAMDAVIDHYLASGSGAPALVVFQTDGGPTSRPAAERYLCKAARLPLFWQFVAFGDPDANEFAFLHKLDELPVPGRRVVDNAGFFHAGADPRAVSDAELYDRLLGEFPDWLTAIRARTDIWPVTP; from the coding sequence GTGACTTCCGCGATCAGCCTGTCCAAGGTGGAGGCGACGGCTCCCACACTCGTCAGCCTCTACAAGACCGCCGGCGTGAGCCTGCGCAAGCACGCGCTGGAGGGTGAACGGGCCGCGGTCTACCTGGTGCTGGACCGCTCCGGGTCCATGCGCCCGTACTACCGCGACGGCACCGTTCAGCACCTCGCCGAGCAGGTGCTGAGCCTGGCCGCGCACCTGGACGACGACGGGACCGTGCCGCTCACGTTCTTCTCCACCGACGTCGACGGCGCCGCAGACCTCTCGCTGACCGATTACGAGGGGCGGATCGAGAAGCTCCACGGCGACCTGGGCCACATGGGCCGTACGAACTACCACTGGGCGATGGACGCGGTCATCGACCACTACCTCGCCTCGGGCAGCGGCGCCCCCGCGCTGGTCGTCTTCCAGACCGACGGCGGCCCCACCAGCCGCCCGGCCGCTGAGCGTTACCTGTGCAAGGCGGCGCGGCTGCCGCTGTTCTGGCAGTTCGTCGCCTTCGGCGATCCGGACGCGAACGAGTTCGCGTTCCTGCACAAGCTCGACGAACTCCCCGTCCCGGGCAGGCGCGTGGTCGACAACGCAGGCTTCTTCCACGCCGGTGCCGACCCGCGCGCCGTATCCGACGCCGAGCTGTACGACCGGCTGCTGGGCGAGTTCCCCGACTGGCTCACGGCGATCCGCGCCCGTACCGACATCTGGCCAGTGACCCCGTAG
- a CDS encoding nuclear transport factor 2 family protein gives MTATTAQSPAATASVADETRRVVQEFLAARLNGDGERLVALFADEVDWLLAENPGVPWIRPRSTAAECAAQSEELAEHTVPEDARASVDAFLVDGTDAVLTGHLSGTVRATGKSFEGPFALRLTVEDGRITRHHLYENSLSIAEACAP, from the coding sequence ATGACCGCCACGACCGCCCAGTCCCCCGCCGCCACGGCTTCCGTCGCCGACGAGACCCGCCGCGTGGTCCAGGAGTTCCTGGCCGCCCGGCTGAACGGGGACGGCGAGCGGCTCGTCGCGCTGTTCGCCGACGAGGTGGACTGGCTGCTCGCCGAGAACCCCGGCGTTCCGTGGATACGGCCGCGCTCCACCGCGGCCGAATGCGCCGCGCAGTCGGAGGAGTTGGCCGAGCACACGGTGCCCGAGGACGCGCGGGCGTCGGTCGACGCGTTCCTCGTGGACGGCACCGACGCGGTGTTGACGGGTCACCTCTCGGGGACCGTACGGGCGACGGGCAAGTCGTTCGAGGGCCCCTTCGCGCTGCGCCTCACCGTGGAGGACGGCCGTATCACGCGGCACCACCTGTACGAGAACAGCCTGTCGATCGCGGAGGCGTGCGCGCCGTAA
- a CDS encoding phosphotransferase family protein, producing the protein MDEIEVVVAHSERATLRVGDVFLKVDADQARIDVEVEAMALAPVPTPEVLWRKPPVLAIAALPGTTLGRLGGPSTGSPAAWAAAGAAIRELHDAPLPPRSGQAGRSIAALAAELDDECELLVTNGLLPADLVTRNRQVAEAALRPWTPAFTHGDLQIAHVFVEGDEVTGIIDWSEAGQGDALHDLATFTLGHEEHLDDVVAGYGTDIDLDVLHAWWSLRSLLAVRWLVEHGFDPFAPGCEVDVLRSRM; encoded by the coding sequence ATGGATGAGATCGAAGTCGTCGTCGCCCATTCCGAGCGCGCGACTCTGCGCGTCGGCGACGTGTTCCTGAAGGTGGACGCCGATCAGGCGCGTATCGACGTCGAGGTCGAGGCGATGGCCCTCGCGCCGGTCCCGACCCCGGAGGTCCTGTGGCGCAAGCCGCCCGTGCTCGCGATCGCCGCACTCCCGGGGACGACGCTTGGGCGCCTCGGCGGGCCCTCGACCGGGTCGCCGGCGGCGTGGGCCGCGGCGGGTGCCGCCATCCGGGAGCTGCACGACGCGCCCCTGCCGCCCCGGTCCGGCCAGGCCGGCCGGAGCATCGCCGCGCTGGCGGCGGAACTCGACGACGAGTGCGAGTTGCTCGTGACGAACGGCCTCCTGCCCGCTGACCTGGTCACCCGCAACCGCCAGGTCGCCGAGGCCGCGCTCCGGCCGTGGACTCCGGCGTTCACGCACGGCGACCTGCAGATCGCGCACGTCTTCGTCGAAGGCGACGAGGTGACGGGCATCATCGACTGGTCCGAGGCGGGCCAGGGTGACGCCCTGCACGACCTGGCCACCTTCACGCTCGGACACGAGGAGCACCTTGACGATGTCGTCGCCGGCTATGGCACCGACATCGACCTCGATGTACTGCACGCGTGGTGGTCGTTGCGAAGCCTGCTGGCAGTCCGCTGGCTGGTCGAGCACGGCTTCGACCCGTTCGCGCCGGGCTGTGAGGTCGACGTGCTGAGATCCCGGATGTGA
- a CDS encoding DUF397 domain-containing protein, protein MPSTEKRAPLDWFKSSYSGGEGGECVEIAVTEDAVCVRDSKDVSRPPLAVSGASWSRFVRYAVRG, encoded by the coding sequence ATGCCGAGCACGGAGAAGCGCGCGCCGCTGGACTGGTTCAAGAGCAGCTACAGCGGCGGCGAGGGTGGCGAGTGCGTCGAGATTGCTGTCACTGAAGACGCTGTCTGTGTGCGGGATTCGAAGGATGTGTCGCGTCCGCCGCTCGCGGTGAGCGGCGCGAGCTGGTCGCGGTTCGTGCGGTACGCGGTGCGCGGCTGA
- a CDS encoding DUF397 domain-containing protein — MNTENRAALDWFKSSYSGPEGGECVEVAAANGTICVRDSKDVSRPPLVVSGASWSRFVRYTARG; from the coding sequence ATGAACACGGAGAATCGCGCGGCGCTGGACTGGTTCAAGAGCAGCTACAGCGGCCCTGAGGGCGGCGAGTGCGTCGAGGTGGCCGCCGCCAACGGGACGATATGCGTGCGGGATTCGAAGGATGTGTCGCGTCCGCCGCTTGTGGTGAGCGGCGCGAGTTGGTCGCGGTTCGTGCGGTACACGGCGCGGGGCTGA
- a CDS encoding helix-turn-helix domain-containing protein — MADPTDEDAGDGAVDLFRALGRQIKLLRERAGLTQRELGDRLGYGENLISSVERGRRVSQPELLDAVDELLGAGGLLSAAKTDVERAKAKARVRHPAWFRDYARLEREAEELCYFANQAVPGIFQTEAYARAVITSRLPLFDEETVEQRVAARLGRQELLTRWPPPMVSAIVQESVLRQAFGGQAVQRAQLERLLTVGRMRSVEVQVMPSASTEHSGMGGPFTLLVPRGKPQVAYLEVQHVSRVVTEADEVRALAVTYGSIRGQALTPRESLLLIEKMLGEL, encoded by the coding sequence ATGGCTGACCCGACGGACGAGGACGCGGGCGACGGCGCGGTGGACCTGTTCCGCGCCCTGGGACGACAGATCAAACTGCTACGGGAACGGGCCGGACTCACCCAGCGCGAACTGGGCGACCGGCTGGGCTACGGCGAGAACCTGATCTCGTCGGTCGAACGGGGCCGCCGCGTGTCCCAGCCCGAACTGCTCGACGCGGTGGACGAACTGCTGGGCGCGGGCGGCCTGCTGAGCGCGGCGAAGACGGACGTGGAACGCGCGAAGGCGAAGGCCCGCGTGCGGCACCCGGCCTGGTTCCGCGACTACGCCCGCCTCGAGCGCGAGGCGGAGGAACTCTGCTACTTCGCCAACCAGGCAGTGCCCGGCATCTTCCAGACCGAGGCCTACGCTCGCGCGGTGATCACCAGCCGCCTCCCACTCTTCGACGAAGAGACGGTGGAACAGCGGGTCGCTGCGCGACTCGGTCGGCAGGAGTTGCTCACCAGGTGGCCACCCCCGATGGTGAGCGCGATTGTCCAAGAGTCGGTGCTTCGGCAGGCGTTCGGAGGGCAGGCTGTGCAACGGGCCCAGCTGGAGCGTCTCCTCACGGTGGGGCGGATGCGCAGCGTTGAGGTTCAGGTGATGCCATCGGCCAGCACGGAGCACTCGGGTATGGGCGGCCCGTTTACGCTGCTAGTTCCCCGTGGCAAGCCACAAGTCGCGTACCTGGAGGTGCAGCACGTGAGTCGCGTGGTGACGGAGGCTGACGAGGTGCGGGCACTCGCGGTGACCTATGGCAGTATCCGAGGGCAGGCGCTCACGCCACGAGAGTCCCTCCTCTTGATCGAGAAGATGCTGGGAGAGCTATGA
- a CDS encoding ATP-binding protein: MLFSSTRRGARLARLLAVGQLRQWDAPFGLVERAEAVVAELAANAALHGRVPGRSFRLMLVFVPTAGPPVRRHCLLRIEVTDACETRHPPEAVPAPRPGDEAGRGLLLVEALAERWGTEPYFPSGKTVWAEVVDG, translated from the coding sequence ATGCTCTTCTCGTCCACCCGTCGCGGGGCGCGGCTCGCGCGGCTGCTCGCCGTTGGGCAACTCCGCCAGTGGGACGCCCCGTTCGGCCTCGTCGAGCGTGCCGAGGCCGTTGTCGCCGAGCTCGCCGCCAATGCCGCGCTGCACGGGCGCGTACCGGGGCGCAGCTTCCGGTTGATGCTCGTATTCGTGCCAACGGCCGGACCGCCCGTACGGCGGCACTGTCTCCTCCGGATCGAGGTGACCGATGCGTGCGAGACGCGGCACCCGCCGGAGGCCGTACCAGCACCCCGTCCCGGTGACGAGGCCGGGCGCGGCCTCCTGCTCGTGGAGGCGCTTGCCGAACGGTGGGGTACGGAGCCGTACTTCCCGTCCGGGAAGACGGTGTGGGCGGAGGTCGTGGACGGCTGA